A genomic window from Candidatus Effluviviaceae Genus I sp. includes:
- the galE gene encoding UDP-glucose 4-epimerase GalE, with protein sequence MGQTVLVTGGAGYIGSVTVEKLAEAGWKVVVVDDLSQGHRDAIVPGVPLEPGDVGDQAFLRGVLSKHRVGSVIHFAAKSVVPESQSRPGEYYRTNVVAGCALLDAMAETGVGEIVFSSSAGVYGEPESVPISESHGTRPLSVYGDTKLAFERILEWRSGAVGLKYVSLRYFNAAGASARFGEDHSPETHLIPNALRAAQGVLSEITVYGDDYETPDGTCIRDYVDVRDLADAHIAALDALSRGRSGVFNLGSGDGWSVLNVINEVTRITGRSVPCAVGPRRAGDPARLVASSSLAERELAWKPRHRELSDMIESAWAWARRFPHGYSA encoded by the coding sequence ATGGGACAGACGGTTCTCGTGACCGGCGGCGCGGGGTACATCGGGAGCGTGACGGTCGAGAAGCTGGCGGAGGCCGGGTGGAAGGTCGTGGTCGTGGACGACCTCTCGCAGGGGCACCGCGATGCGATCGTCCCGGGCGTGCCACTTGAGCCGGGCGACGTAGGAGACCAGGCGTTCTTGCGCGGCGTTCTCTCGAAGCACCGCGTGGGCTCGGTCATCCACTTCGCGGCGAAGAGTGTGGTGCCCGAGTCGCAGTCGCGGCCCGGTGAGTACTACCGCACGAATGTCGTCGCCGGATGCGCGCTGCTCGACGCCATGGCGGAGACCGGGGTAGGCGAGATCGTCTTCTCGTCGTCCGCGGGCGTCTACGGAGAGCCTGAGTCCGTGCCCATCAGCGAGTCGCACGGCACGCGCCCGCTCAGCGTCTACGGCGACACGAAGCTCGCCTTCGAACGCATCCTCGAGTGGCGCTCGGGCGCCGTGGGTCTCAAGTACGTCTCGCTGCGCTACTTCAACGCCGCGGGAGCCTCGGCGCGGTTCGGGGAGGATCACAGCCCGGAGACACATCTGATCCCGAACGCGCTCAGGGCCGCGCAGGGAGTCCTGTCTGAGATCACGGTGTACGGGGACGACTACGAGACGCCCGACGGAACGTGCATCCGCGACTACGTGGACGTGAGGGACCTCGCGGACGCTCACATCGCGGCGCTCGACGCGCTGAGCCGAGGGCGTTCGGGGGTGTTCAACCTCGGGAGCGGCGATGGTTGGAGCGTCCTCAACGTCATCAACGAGGTAACGCGGATCACCGGGAGGAGCGTGCCGTGCGCCGTGGGGCCGAGGCGCGCCGGTGACCCGGCCCGCCTGGTGGCGAGCTCGTCGCTGGCCGAGCGGGAGCTGGCGTGGAAGCCGCGGCACCGGGAGCTGAGCGACATGATCGAATCGGCGTGGGCCTGGGCCAGGAGATTCCCGCATGGGTACTCGGCCTGA